Genomic segment of Eupeodes corollae chromosome 2, idEupCoro1.1, whole genome shotgun sequence:
aaacatttctATAAGACGCGTTGGCTATAACTACTTGTATACAACAAATCAACTATAAATGGCCTGATAAAGCCAATGACaatgttaaataataatttataagccATTCGTTTGTGTAGTCTCTTTTCCTTccttagttttattaaatatttatttgtccCAAAATTTCGAATTCCCAACTATAGCAAACTTAGTCTCACACTGTATGTTATAAGATAGGTATTGCTTTATTTGCATTTGGGCAAAACaacaatgaaatgaaaatgaactttTAGCCACAGCAGGtggtttaaaatatctttttctcgtgttattgaaatttgtataaataatcaataaatCACAAATGGGTGAgagagtagttttttttttgtatagaatgaaGAAAACGTTCCTGATGTTTTAGCTTATAGCAGACATAAAGTTCGAAACAATAGTTTAGGtgatgatgatttttctttATAGTTATAGGTTTTCGAaatgatttataattattattctatTCTAAAGTGAATATCTATTCATAGATAAATCATTATCATTACAAGTAGCGCCTTGTATATCGTTGGACTATTTGGGTTTGAGTGTGAACTGTGAATATACGGAAAACTATAAGGACGTTAACGCCTACTTAAGTCTTCTTAAACAAGGAAAAATGTACACAAACTTTGATATAAGATGTGTGTTTTTCAtgtgaaaactataaaataaatttaatcaatggattttctttcaaaagtttgatgCATAAATTTTAAACTCCTAGACGTAAAACAAGttacttaaatttatatatatgtatatgacaGAGGGAAACTAAACCGACCATGAATAATTATTATACTTTGAAAGAATCTGAATTTCGTAAATATAGGAAGCACAGACAGCAGTCCGGCCCGTAAAGAGGTTTCTTATCTTTAGAGTATATATAAGGGAACAATTAAGGTAGTTTCATGGGTGTTTTAATGGTTTTATTTGGAGcttcctaatttttttttcttaaaagatttagatattttattggtAAATAAATGTCTGTTTCAATGCATTTTAATGgcttatattaaataaaatacttttgacgTTTTGACGAAGTAGAAAAGCAGAAAAATGACCTGAGGAACATCGTCgggtttaaaagttttgaatactATTAAACATGGAAAGCTCATGACTATGTTACCATTAATCACAACTATTCGGTTTAgtgttgataaaaatttaaataagaacttataaaacttaattcattaAGGAGGTTAACAATTtccaatttattatatttagcTAGTACACGAAAAGTATTTATATTCCGCTATTAACGTTTGTTGACATCAATttctaattatttaatatttttaacttctgacAACAAATAACCACTGGTTGGCAAGGTTACCTTCCTAGCAACACAATTGCacttttacaaaaagttttgaTGGCCTCAAgtcaaatccgacttcaaaattaccTAATGTATCACGTCAGATTGTTGagacattactttttaaaattcgaaaaaaaaacatctatttaGGGCATCTTGAGGCTATTCGAGTAGCTCTTcttcaatcaaatcaaaaatgttttttttctaatctatattcaattttcagttgaaatatttatattatttcataactaacaaaaaaaaacttcatacgTTGTTGGATTTTACTTGTCTTacgaaaatctgaaaaaaaacgcTGAACCATTTTTGCTTAAACGGGTTTCAACGTTAAAAGGGTTAACGGTTTgaaagaaagttttgtttttgtaacgaaCCTGTTGTCTTAACATAACTATTATATTAAGTTTTtgcaatatattaaaaaaatataaaaataacgttgAAAACGAGTATTAATAAACATGAGCGAATAGTTTAAATAAATGGGTAAAAGCGATATCATTACTAAAAACCAACTCGAAAACTCTAAAAGTGTTAAATTCGAGGTTTGCTCAAAATTTCTTGTAGagtaaagaatttcaaaaaaaataataacttagccttaaaactttgtttttctttgtgttgagtatttttaaaggggcatattttaaaaatctgatggGATAGACACATTTAAAGGTAGGATTCGAATTTAAGACATCatactcatttaaaaaaaagtagtgttGATAACTTgactttacaaaaaagaaagactCAATGCCGAACTTATactaacaaaaatatctttgacCTCGGCAACATATATTCATAAGATAATTCAATTTGGGTGAACTGTACCTTCCACAGTTTAAAATACCAAACTTAAgttcttaaatataaataaatcatatttttctaaaattatattgttttcatcgttaagacaaataaattattgtaaatatgttttaactgcaaatttgtatctatttctGCTTTATAGTAGTATtccataaaagtttttaaagtttattcaatattaaagtttaagtttaagaagtttataatttcattgaaatatatttttatatcattatacattttgtttatattacccgtgttttgttgaaaaatctatcaatagtatagtaggattttacacgaataacaaacaaaatatccatagtatgaatactagcgataaaagttagagtagaatttTACTACGAatgggtttttgatatttatacgagtctctaaaggatcttatgtgatatcgttctcaaatgttggtacgattgatattgcatttgtatctcgatggctgtgttcgtgtAGTAaatgtgcatttggaatcatgtgttttccattggggaaaaaaaatcattctcttactgttgatattatttagctttgtttagattaaataaatctttttggtatttcctccgcacaagaagatttaaaaatgattaaacttGACAGTCCtctctaaaatgcaaatggtgtttcgatgtttcttatgaagtgcaagtgagatactttgattcgtgttaaacaataaagaattaaatagTTCAacaacatataagaatatgctatacctactccatgtgcaattttttttaatttgattgaaactaaatcatattttttgtgcacaaacattcaaataaacagaccatccTGCATTATCTATAAAACCAATTCCTCCACAcatgtttttctttacaaattttgacttgacTCCGATAAGTGACCGGAATTGCGgtgaatcaagctcatttcgactcgattcaggtatataaagaatttaggGGAGATTCAAGCTTGCTtaaacaccacatgttaatgtagtagtctacgaacaaacctccttcttgaagtttttactttatgtcaaattgtttggttaaaactttgaaatcgactaTCACATTACTcagacgtattttcttgattttgatagtcaacaTTCAAAAATCAGTTTACACGATTTCACCCTGATCTGAAtttcgttatttttgtttgtaattttgtgataaattatTTAGGCAAATATTTAATGGtatcaacttttaaatataaaaaccggactacagcggatcgtttttttggcaatttctcactgtactatatacggaattccaaaaaaacacggctaataataaattaaatacattgcCTTAATGCTAACGTTGAGTTACTATTTCGACTtagaacttacatttttaacaacaaattaaattttaattttgcagaTTTGTAGTCAATGGCGTTTAAAATTTACTGATTAACTTATTAAGAGGACTGTTAGCACCATAGTACGATGTGCTTTAAATAGATATTGGAGGTAAATTTCTTCTTAAGCTAGCCTGACaaagattgaaataaaatctaGAAAGACATGAACACCCTGGCTTTAAAGCAGAACTGCAAAGAGTGTCTGTGACGAAAAAAACATGCGAGATTTATCAACGGAAAGGCTTTGAGTATATGGAGTCTATAAGGCCACTGGAAAAATACGaagacaaaatcttaaaaaatctaCGTCTAATAGACTTTCTATTCTAGCAATATGAACGGAATAGTATGGTCCCCATACGTATCAAGAATTAGGCTGACAAAAGAAACATAACatatataacaataataataataataatatatagaTAACGGAGTTCTCGGGCAATTTTTTGACGAAACTAAGTGTGATCAATAAACGTTAATTTTGAGTCTAGTACAACACAAAGGTCAGAAAAACTGGAGTCactattcaaaattcaaacgtGACGAATTAAacttatattaataatttattatattacgtTTGCACGCATTgtcttacatttgtcaatatttaaaatcgaATAATTTGTATTGCACCAAGGCCCTCTAACaacgccagaagatataacttctCACTTAGTTgctaccaagagcataccttgtAGCTCATTCATTAGGTGTACTAAGATAAATAAACCAAAcagctttgtttcctcttttaaattagtAACGAAACCCATGTTCTTTGATTCAAATATATGGCGGCAGAAACTTTTgtcaaagaatttacacaaattaaaaacgaggtgtttcttttaaaaccaaGCCAAAAAACTCAACAGACTTGCCCTTTTCTACCAAAAtgtaaggggacttcgtagtaagactgctgacattttcctcaactcccaatcatttccacatgacgtattcgttttgacagaaatttggcttaattcaagcttttccgacataGAACTTTTCAGCCAAGAGTTTAAAGTTTACAGAAATGATCGTCTTGTTGGTAATGCAAAACATtaaggtggaggtgttctcatagcggtaaaatatacatatttctcttcttctgtatattttccatttgaattattaattgaaCTGCTATGTGTAAAGATATTGGTATAGACCAAgactgttttcattttaaacgtttatattcctccaaaaagtttagagTCTGTTTATAGCGAACTCTCCTTAGCATTAGACTTTGTTATCAGTTTGTCCTgcgctgacaccaatattttacttctaggtgattttaatttaccatacattgacattgactggattccatcgaAAAACGAGTCTTGCCTTGAAACCTCTCTCTGTTCTTCAGAATTGGAACTATCTTTTCTCGATGAATTCCCttttactgacttacagcaaacaagctgtattaaaaactcaaaaaatcgaattctcgatttagcattttcttctgacgctattagtactcttgttctagaatctagatcaggaattactaatattgataaatatcacccccacttggacatttttcttgacttaagtaatcatcTTACTGagcacagtaattcctttggttgcttatataattttggctTCAGAATAGCTAATTTTaagttgttgtctgaagatttaaccatttctggaattgctgatactttagcattttcttatattgacgaagcagtttcaattttttataagatccttaataattgtttagaaaaaatctACCTTTTAATAAACCAAGAAATACTAACTTTAAccacccttggtacacgaaagaattgcgttttctgcgtaacaaaagaaataaggcattgataacttatctcaaaactctgtctccaatcaacttctgtgtttatgttgaattctttaatgaattttggtgtctttctaattttgtatagcCTTGTTATGTGACTGATATGGGCacatttttgaaagagaatcctaaaaaatgttggaaaaaatctgatggctttccagttaacctcacttacaagaacctttcgttagataaaactgttgatatctgtaacgctttcgcaacaaatttccgtaaGTCATTTGTTTATAGCCCttaagaagttgatgaagtatattttaataatcttcactcctttttgcaaactagctgtagtcacatacctgtgctacagagtacggtccttgatcttttatctgcgttgaatgatgactgctcagccggtcccgatggtttTTCCACGATAGTAGTATTTCTCGTAGTACTAaaaaagagtttattttttggattcaaattcacaattattctttttacacaacttaaaaaaaaggaagcacACATATACAAAACTCGTTTTATTTAAAGGTAAGAATGAATTgtgatttctttttatattatgggtgaacatttctttttggcaacactggttttgacAGATATTGACCTATTCTTTGTGTTTTGTGTAACTGCCAAACATTTTCAGTCTGGTCTTCTTTTCTCTCTCTCAGGCAATTTGTCTATTGAAGTATTCtaattatattttgtgtatTCTGATACttctgaaaacatttttgacaactatatttttattcttcaatAGCTTCGAAAAATTAGCAAAACCGCAATTTCCTATGCTATtcgtattttcttaaaattattttccagtGATTTTGTCTTAGTGATCAGGGGTAGAAGCTGATTTGCGATGCTTGCCAGTTAAATACTGTTTATAAGTAACATTCAATATCGAACTTAGGTAATATTTGACATAAAAATATGAAGCAACCTTATATTAGTTACAATTAAGAGGTCAAAGTCGTTTTAGTGTGAACTACGATAACTTTGTAAGTATGTTCTCAATTCGTCTGCGGAACTCTTTTCCCCTTTGCTTTGAAGGATGGCTTGTGTTTGAAtagattgtttttgttaatttattcttaaagtcgaattgaaaatgttatcaTTTATCCCTCTAGTCCAAAAAACAGGTTTATAGAGAGATGTCTGGTTGTGCGTGTGTCCGTATATCCGTTGGGAATAGCCTTTTTCGTCGGCCTTATGTTAATAACtgtcagagatatcgacttcaaataaattttgttttataataataacacCAAAcgatgcaaaaaggactttcaaagaatgtataaaattttgaattttttaacattttctaaaatttttagaaaaatacaattgccacagtgtttttctaaaaatagtaGATCTGATTTTCGAttcgaatatttcgagaaagATGAAGGCATTCATTCatttcatatgcaaaatgttgttgttggctaaaaataatgtttttatgtgaaatacaaactttcaagGAATgttctgtaaaatatttttgctaatttttagtaaatttttcatattcaattgaaatgaaatggttttcgactaaaactttatacaaaaaaagaaagatatggagttaaaatatttgtttctctcACGAAGGAAACGATCATGGCAAATCACTTTAGCCCATACTTATCCAATTGAGCCTTATTTTCGCTGATAACGATGATGACGTATCACCAACAGCAAAACGTCGGGACTAGAAAAATCTGCTTCTATTTTGAAAGAGGAATATTATACTGGTATTTATAGCCTTACTTATATGAAATAGAAGATCATTGATGCCTTGTTTTTTTCGATCTGGATCTACCACTCTGGACTACCACTCGTCCGTCAACTAAACCAATTTGACCAATGCCTGATGCTAAAAACTTAAGCAACTCATTTCTTGCAAATTAGCTCCGTTATATGTGTCCTTAAAGGACACTGCCTTATAAGCAGGCGTATGGTTTTCGACTTGGAGCTCATGcaatcgattttttcaaaagatgcaTGGATGAAGCACAGGAAACAGGGTCTCAACTTCTATGTTCATGTCCTGCCCTAGCAGAATCACGAACACTACAATGATACTAGTGGTCTGCAGCACCAATTGCCTTTTCCATCTAACAGAAACCTTAACCTTGTCTAACCTAAGCTAGTTAGATAggtaaatacaaaatgttgcAGAACTCACATACAATACAacatccttcaaaaaatattatgtccatatttaaaacctacaaattacaaaataagtgTAAGCATACATAAAACTGCGTAAGTTTGAAAAATGGGTAAAATAAGCTAAGTTTATGCAAAAATTTGCATAAACgaccattttattaatttaaataaatggtgtgtaattatattattaattgtaAATATAACTTTTGAACGTTCTATTTGATTATTTTACGGTTTAAGTGTGTGACAGATTTGatgtgtttggatttttaaaatgaaaatctctTCCGAACCAACGCGAGTATGAGCATAATATCTAGGAACGGCAATAATCGCGttttaaactttgaataaaacaaaaagagaccTATGATCGTAGTCAAAAGTGATCAGACGAATAAAACCACTGTTATCTTCCTAAACCAATAGTTTTAActactttacattttttttattgttacacAACAATATTTCTGAAAACGGCTGATTTAGTCACAacgtatttttaataagttgatACTAAGAAATGTGTTTATAGCTTTACGTAACgaaaaggacatttttattcAGTTTGAGTTATCCGTTTCCAACATATATGAACTTGTCTATTTTTTCCGacatattttaacattaaactAAGGCAGAAGAGAAAACACTACAACATAGCACTGGGCgacaaggttttcttactggtaataaaattgcacttttccagTGGGCTTTGATGGCCTTAATTTAATctcaacttcaaaattaatgtatcacgtcagtttttttgagatattactttttgagGCTACCTAATTTTATGAggtactttttttcaataaagtcCTTTTCCAAAtctaaaacccttttttttcaatattcagttggaatatttatttatattgtttcatataatatttaaaaaaaaaattataagttcTAAGTCtcacctgtcttacaaaaaaaaacgctaaaccatttatgctaaaaatattttaagcagaaaaaggcaaaacgttCTGAAAGTAATTTTTGCTCTTGTAGCACATCCGTAGTCTAAACAATCCcgttatatcaagtttttgaaatatattagaATGTATaagaataatgttgaaaactggtatttttaaaacgtgAGCACTATCAAATCaacgttttttcaaaactaatgaAATACTAATGAAATTTTTCAGGAAAGTATTGAGAATTGAAACGATTTTTATTGTATCTATAGAagagaaagatttgtactttgcaaaatcattatacctacaatttatttatttatatataaggcttaaaaacaacgtttttggTGGTTTATAGCATTTTAAATAGggctatatttttaaaaagcagatgcaatcaaaaatttaaaggcgAAATTTGAATTAGACAGTcttaatactttaaataaatattgttttgttttataggaCAGAAATAAACGTCATTTACTCAGCCGGTGTTATCTTGGGAATGGGTTGAAATTCAACTTTGTTGTAACAACTATAACAAGGCGTTTATTGCAACTTTGTACTTATGTACCTACTGTTCATCATTTCATTGAGTTTTTATCAAGTGCATAAATGAGCAAAagtataattgtttttataaattaattggttgatcacaactttaaaaaaattgtttaatgttaaccactaattttttttaaaatgcaatataaagttaaaataacaCTTGCCGACGGCCGGCGCGACGACGACGTCGCGTAGTTGGAAAAAACCTCACCTTGCAATAACCGATTCTCTGCATCTGTGAAGCTCAACACCCAAGCATCGCCCTCCATTGCTGAATTCTTTCCCTGCAGTGCTATGCACTCCTTCGACAACATATCAAATCCTTCAGTCTTAACTTCAGCCACTATATTCGGATGTGGCCATGGGATTCCCGGCAGTGGCCAATGTGAAGCTGAACGAGGCCACAGGCCGGCACATTTGAAAGCCGGTGTAATTTGTACAATTATACGTTCGCGTATCCTTAATTTAACTTCGGTTGTGTCAGCTATCATTTTTACAATATCCCGATAGGCACACTTGTCACAGGCTTGCGCGACCAAAGTCTGAAACCGTGAACGTATTTTGCGTGCTGACAGATAACCGGACGCGGTGATAAATTCCACCCACAGCGACATCGAACGTTTTCGACCGTCACTTAGCTTGAGAACCGCACAGCCCGGCAGGGTGCCGTCATCGACGAAGTTCAAAACTCCCATTTGATTGAGGTAGATTATTATTTCGAATTCGGACGGAGAGATCACCTCGAGCCCTTCGAAACGC
This window contains:
- the LOC129945476 gene encoding protein mab-21: MLVPSDMIAAQSKMVYQMNKYCADRVQARKAQIHKTIQEVCRIVQDVLKEVEVQEPRFISSLNDYNGRFEGLEVISPSEFEIIIYLNQMGVLNFVDDGTLPGCAVLKLSDGRKRSMSLWVEFITASGYLSARKIRSRFQTLVAQACDKCAYRDIVKMIADTTEVKLRIRERIIVQITPAFKCAGLWPRSASHWPLPGIPWPHPNIVAEVKTEGFDMLSKECIALQGKNSAMEGDAWVLSFTDAENRLLQGASRRRCLSILKTLRDRHLDLPGNPVTSYHLKTLLLYECEKHPREMEWEENCIADRINGIFLQLISCLQCRRCPHYFLPNMDLFKGKSPGALENAAKQVWRLTRIMLTNVRCLEEL